One genomic window of Luteitalea pratensis includes the following:
- a CDS encoding glyoxalase superfamily protein, whose amino-acid sequence MTGTTGNEHVAHRWYARPVFFVADVQRALRFYIDMLGFEKAWHEGDGAGTVCQVNRGECEIILCEDAVRRDKARLFVELTVEGLAEFFRELDERQVRSNNFWWGYNVIQINDPDGNELLFPLSE is encoded by the coding sequence ATGACCGGGACCACGGGCAACGAGCACGTCGCGCACAGGTGGTACGCCAGGCCCGTCTTCTTCGTGGCCGACGTCCAGCGTGCCCTTCGGTTCTATATCGACATGCTCGGCTTCGAAAAGGCGTGGCACGAGGGCGACGGGGCGGGCACGGTCTGCCAGGTCAATCGTGGAGAATGCGAGATCATCCTGTGCGAGGATGCCGTTCGCAGGGACAAGGCACGATTGTTCGTCGAGTTGACCGTGGAGGGGCTTGCCGAGTTCTTCCGGGAGCTCGACGAACGCCAGGTTCGCAGCAACAACTTCTGGTGGGGCTACAACGTCATCCAGATCAATGATCCAGACGGCAATGAATTGCTCTTCCCTCTGTCCGAGTGA
- a CDS encoding FG-GAP repeat domain-containing protein — MTSHRIHALLAATMAVGLCGSTTARSAVPSFIAHTIATGLSRGYQVVVSDLNRDGKPDVIALESGSSQLQWYENPGWTPHVLVAGIRAAINASAYDVDSDGIPEIALAHEFANDYASSRGIVSILTHGADPTAPWTAREIDRLPTSHRLRFVDIDGTAKRVLVNAPLIGSRAMAPDYRDHVPLVMYRPGEWKREAIDEGEEGVVHGIVAIAWNSDRRESLLSAGFLGLHARRFDNARWTRTKLADGDPAPWPKGGSSEIVVGHVGSEPFLASIEPWHGNQVAVYRQRAGAWTRHVVDESMVDGHTISVGDFDGDGQDEIVAGERGGRRSVYIYRLTNAAEDQWTRQVLDDGGMAAAGCAVSDLDGDTRLDIVCVGTATANLKWYENAVDVKPTKTP; from the coding sequence ATGACATCTCATCGTATACATGCCCTGCTCGCCGCGACCATGGCCGTCGGGCTTTGCGGATCGACGACGGCGCGGTCGGCGGTGCCGAGCTTCATCGCGCACACGATCGCGACCGGACTCTCCAGGGGCTACCAGGTCGTCGTCTCCGACCTGAACCGTGATGGGAAGCCGGACGTCATCGCGCTGGAGAGTGGCTCCAGTCAGTTGCAGTGGTATGAGAACCCGGGCTGGACGCCACATGTCCTGGTTGCTGGCATCCGTGCGGCCATCAATGCGTCGGCCTACGACGTCGACAGCGATGGCATCCCCGAGATCGCGCTCGCCCACGAGTTCGCGAACGACTACGCGAGCAGTCGCGGCATCGTTTCCATCCTGACCCACGGCGCCGATCCGACGGCACCGTGGACGGCACGGGAGATCGACCGCCTGCCGACGTCGCACCGGCTGCGGTTCGTGGATATCGACGGCACGGCCAAGCGGGTGCTGGTGAACGCGCCGCTCATCGGGTCGCGTGCGATGGCGCCCGACTACCGCGATCACGTGCCGCTGGTCATGTACCGGCCCGGCGAATGGAAGCGAGAGGCGATTGACGAGGGTGAAGAGGGCGTCGTGCACGGGATCGTGGCCATCGCGTGGAACAGCGACAGGCGCGAATCGCTATTGAGCGCAGGTTTTCTCGGGCTTCACGCGCGCCGTTTCGACAATGCTCGATGGACGCGAACCAAGCTCGCCGACGGCGATCCGGCACCGTGGCCGAAGGGCGGCTCGAGCGAGATCGTCGTCGGACACGTCGGCTCCGAGCCCTTTCTCGCCTCGATCGAGCCGTGGCACGGCAACCAGGTGGCGGTATACCGGCAACGCGCCGGTGCGTGGACGCGCCATGTCGTCGACGAGTCGATGGTGGATGGACACACGATCAGCGTCGGCGATTTCGATGGCGACGGGCAGGATGAGATCGTTGCCGGCGAAAGGGGCGGCAGGCGCAGCGTCTATATCTATCGGCTGACGAATGCTGCCGAGGACCAATGGACGCGCCAGGTACTCGACGACGGCGGGATGGCGGCGGCGGGTTGCGCGGTATCGGACCTGGATGGCGACACGCGCCTGGACATCGTGTGTGTGGGTACAGCGACTGCGAATTTGAAGTGGTACGAAAACGCCGTCGATGTGAAGCCCACGAAGACGCCCTGA
- a CDS encoding class I SAM-dependent methyltransferase → MTDQATAYAGPIPAQYDDKLRPMFFEPYARDIVSRMPSTATRVLEVAAGTGIVSRALLRALPPTASLMVTDLQPGMLDVAAAAIGNDPRVEIRQADALSLPFGDAQFVVVCQFGVMLFSDKIAGLREIRRVLTPGGAFLMNTWGSLEDNPVAGSAHEEMARAFPDAPPQFLSIPFGLHDAGVITGFLHHAGFSYVQSAVVECTAESRSAHAAAMGVLCGTPLFTQLQQRGVDDPRRLVDVVAARLAREGGFAPMRLPMKALVFTAQ, encoded by the coding sequence ATGACCGATCAGGCTACAGCCTATGCCGGCCCCATCCCGGCGCAGTACGACGACAAGCTCCGGCCGATGTTCTTCGAGCCCTACGCGCGAGACATCGTCAGCCGCATGCCGTCGACTGCCACTCGCGTCCTCGAAGTCGCCGCCGGCACGGGCATCGTGTCGCGGGCCTTGCTGCGGGCGCTTCCACCGACGGCCTCGCTGATGGTCACTGATCTGCAGCCAGGGATGCTGGACGTCGCGGCGGCTGCGATCGGGAACGACCCCCGCGTCGAAATACGCCAGGCCGACGCACTGTCGCTGCCGTTCGGCGATGCGCAATTCGTCGTCGTCTGCCAGTTCGGCGTGATGCTCTTTTCCGACAAGATCGCCGGCCTGCGGGAGATCCGGCGCGTGCTGACGCCGGGCGGTGCGTTCCTGATGAACACCTGGGGCTCACTGGAGGACAACCCGGTCGCAGGGAGCGCCCACGAGGAAATGGCACGGGCGTTTCCCGACGCACCACCGCAGTTCCTGTCCATTCCGTTCGGCCTGCACGATGCCGGGGTCATCACCGGCTTCCTGCACCATGCGGGATTCAGCTATGTGCAGTCGGCAGTCGTCGAGTGCACGGCCGAGAGCCGGTCGGCTCACGCTGCGGCGATGGGAGTGCTGTGCGGGACGCCGCTGTTCACCCAGTTGCAGCAGCGGGGCGTCGATGACCCGCGACGGCTCGTCGATGTTGTCGCCGCCCGCCTCGCGCGCGAAGGCGGCTTCGCGCCGATGCGATTGCCGATGAAGGCGCTCGTGTTCACGGCGCAGTAG
- a CDS encoding VOC family protein, whose amino-acid sequence MATSVKPIPDGASVVIPRLVCQDVVAAIEFCTHTFGAVERVRRPGPDGAAGHALLTIGPAMIMIEAEWPTLPSRVPRPDGSSPVVIYVYVEDVDATVARAIAGGAQVLFPVQNQFWGDRIAWIMDPSGHVWTVATRVEETTAPERDSRWAGIRDAAGDA is encoded by the coding sequence ATGGCAACCAGTGTCAAGCCCATTCCCGACGGCGCGTCCGTCGTCATCCCCAGGCTCGTCTGTCAGGACGTAGTGGCCGCGATCGAGTTCTGCACGCACACGTTCGGCGCGGTGGAGCGTGTCCGTCGGCCAGGTCCTGATGGCGCCGCCGGGCATGCGCTGCTGACGATTGGCCCGGCGATGATCATGATCGAAGCCGAGTGGCCGACATTGCCGAGCCGCGTTCCCAGGCCAGACGGCAGTTCACCCGTGGTGATCTACGTCTACGTCGAGGACGTGGACGCAACCGTGGCGCGCGCAATCGCCGGCGGTGCGCAGGTACTCTTTCCCGTGCAGAACCAGTTCTGGGGGGACAGGATCGCGTGGATCATGGACCCGTCCGGCCACGTGTGGACGGTGGCGACGCGAGTCGAAGAGACCACGGCACCAGAGAGGGACAGCCGCTGGGCCGGCATCCGCGATGCGGCGGGTGATGCGTGA
- a CDS encoding DUF885 domain-containing protein, whose translation MTRLSTALPSRRAIIAALASTAALPWLHGCAGPNNESGPGPEDTAARALLDQCADHLLALFPETATSLGVDTGSRAALRSQLTDRSEAGKQRIAERVRADLALVSAVDISRLPFAMRTSFQVVRSAYATALEGLTLPYGDITVGSWRNTPYVVIQNVGAYLDIPRFLDSDHLIAGREDAESYLARLQSFATQLDGELGRIRAAHAAGLVPPAFLLDKALEQLTLSVQNARKGGSVVESIARRTKAIPGNWAERASVIAQQEIAPALERQLAELQTQRKAATAAPGISTRPQGDAFYRWALKASTTTTMTPDEVHELGLNELRSLHVQMDSILREIGYTSGSVGTRMRALAEDPKYAFAEGDPGRAEIMAFIDERLAWIKAQMPRAFNTVVNPNMEVKRLPPEEEPGAPGAYGGAGSIDGKIPGRFWINLRTTELHSKYSLADLTFHEAIPGHIWQGEYTHAQPLIRQLLSFNAFSEGWGLYAEQLADELGAYDNDRVGRLGYLQSLAFRACRLVVDTGLHAKGWTRERGVQFFVDENGSNPLEVASEVDRYCSWPGQACGYKVGHTEINRLRRQAQASLASRYDLKAFDDTVVRGGNVPLDVLGRNVDEYVRTGA comes from the coding sequence CTGACGCGCCTATCCACAGCCCTACCCAGCCGCCGGGCAATCATCGCCGCCCTTGCCTCGACCGCCGCGCTTCCGTGGCTTCACGGGTGCGCGGGCCCGAACAACGAGAGCGGGCCTGGCCCCGAGGACACCGCGGCGCGTGCGCTGCTCGATCAGTGCGCCGACCACTTGCTCGCCCTGTTCCCTGAAACCGCCACCTCGTTGGGGGTCGACACGGGAAGTCGCGCGGCGCTGCGTTCGCAGTTGACGGATCGTTCCGAGGCCGGCAAGCAACGGATCGCCGAGCGCGTGCGGGCCGACCTGGCGCTCGTGAGCGCGGTCGATATCAGCCGGCTGCCCTTCGCCATGCGCACCAGCTTCCAGGTCGTGCGCAGTGCGTACGCGACGGCGCTGGAAGGCCTGACGCTTCCCTATGGCGACATCACGGTCGGCAGCTGGCGCAACACGCCGTACGTGGTGATCCAGAACGTCGGCGCGTATCTCGACATCCCCCGCTTCCTCGACAGCGATCACCTGATCGCCGGCCGCGAAGACGCCGAGTCGTACCTCGCGCGATTGCAGTCGTTTGCCACGCAGCTCGACGGCGAACTCGGTCGCATCAGGGCAGCGCATGCAGCGGGACTGGTGCCCCCTGCCTTCCTGCTCGACAAGGCGCTGGAGCAGCTGACGCTGTCTGTACAGAACGCGCGGAAGGGCGGTTCGGTCGTCGAATCCATCGCGCGCCGGACGAAGGCGATTCCGGGCAACTGGGCCGAACGTGCGTCGGTCATCGCGCAGCAGGAGATCGCCCCGGCGCTGGAACGGCAGCTGGCCGAATTACAGACGCAGCGGAAGGCGGCGACGGCGGCGCCTGGTATCTCGACCCGTCCACAGGGCGACGCGTTTTACCGCTGGGCACTCAAGGCGTCCACCACGACGACGATGACGCCAGACGAGGTGCACGAACTCGGCCTGAACGAGTTGCGCAGCCTCCACGTGCAAATGGACTCGATCCTGCGCGAGATCGGCTACACCTCGGGCAGCGTCGGCACCCGCATGCGGGCGCTGGCAGAGGATCCGAAGTACGCGTTTGCCGAAGGTGACCCCGGGCGAGCCGAGATCATGGCCTTCATCGACGAAAGGCTGGCCTGGATCAAGGCGCAGATGCCGCGCGCGTTCAACACGGTCGTCAACCCGAACATGGAAGTGAAGCGCCTGCCGCCGGAGGAGGAGCCCGGCGCACCTGGCGCCTATGGAGGCGCCGGCTCGATCGACGGCAAGATCCCCGGCCGGTTCTGGATCAACCTCAGGACCACTGAGCTGCACAGCAAGTACAGCCTGGCCGATCTCACGTTTCACGAGGCGATTCCCGGGCACATCTGGCAGGGCGAGTACACGCACGCGCAGCCGCTCATCCGCCAGCTGTTGTCATTCAACGCGTTCTCGGAAGGGTGGGGTCTCTACGCCGAACAACTCGCCGACGAACTCGGGGCGTACGACAACGACCGCGTCGGACGGCTCGGCTACCTGCAGTCACTGGCGTTTCGCGCGTGCCGCCTCGTCGTCGACACCGGCCTGCACGCCAAGGGGTGGACACGCGAGCGCGGCGTGCAGTTCTTCGTCGACGAGAACGGCTCGAATCCGCTGGAAGTGGCGAGCGAAGTCGACCGGTACTGTTCGTGGCCCGGGCAGGCGTGCGGCTACAAGGTCGGGCACACCGAGATCAACCGGCTTCGACGACAGGCCCAGGCATCCCTGGCCTCGCGGTACGACCTCAAGGCGTTCGACGATACCGTCGTGCGAGGCGGCAACGTGCCGCTGGACGTGCTCGGTCGCAACGTGGATGAGTACGTTCGTACGGGTGCCTGA
- a CDS encoding GNAT family N-acetyltransferase has protein sequence MRAPNEIRTSRLLLRPWTADDAEHLLPVLEANRSHLGPWIPARVAEPAPLPVLARRLAAFAADFASDREWRFALFALIDGRVLGEVSLFPRSVDGRVPYGEADRAEIGYWLRADATGTGLASEAAQAMVDLATTMPALCRVEIRCDARNGASAAIARRLGFELSDSVSTAGVSGDAAAAVTLHVWTRRLATGGGLGGSAAPIL, from the coding sequence ATGCGCGCTCCGAACGAGATCCGTACCTCCCGCCTCCTGCTGCGACCGTGGACAGCCGATGACGCCGAGCACCTGCTTCCAGTGCTCGAGGCGAACCGATCGCACCTCGGACCTTGGATTCCTGCGCGCGTGGCCGAGCCGGCGCCGCTGCCCGTGCTGGCGAGGCGTCTCGCCGCGTTCGCGGCAGATTTCGCCTCCGACCGCGAATGGCGGTTCGCACTCTTCGCCCTGATCGATGGCCGCGTGCTTGGCGAGGTCTCATTGTTTCCGCGATCGGTGGATGGACGTGTGCCGTACGGCGAGGCCGACCGCGCGGAGATCGGCTACTGGCTGCGCGCCGACGCCACCGGCACGGGCCTGGCGAGCGAGGCCGCCCAGGCGATGGTCGACCTGGCGACGACGATGCCGGCACTGTGCCGCGTGGAGATCAGGTGTGACGCCCGCAATGGCGCCAGTGCGGCAATTGCTCGCCGGCTCGGCTTCGAGCTGTCCGACAGCGTGAGCACCGCCGGCGTGTCCGGCGACGCGGCAGCGGCGGTCACGCTGCATGTGTGGACACGCAGGCTCGCCACTGGCGGCGGGTTGGGGGGCAGCGCGGCGCCCATCCTTTGA
- a CDS encoding nucleotidyl transferase AbiEii/AbiGii toxin family protein — protein MPSPVAELLRDLATSLDGLDVEWYVFGAQAAIVHGAARLTADVDVTVLLPPAFSRRSLVEALAQFEPRFGDSHFLEHTRVIPVAHTATGIPVDLVLGGPGLEEAFAARAQRRIVEGVDLPVASAEDIVVMKILATRPKDLEDVAAVLSAQHASFDATYTRHTLVVLEQALGQSDLLPVFDRLWSATGGE, from the coding sequence ATGCCTTCGCCCGTCGCTGAACTCCTGCGCGATCTCGCAACGTCTCTCGACGGACTCGACGTCGAGTGGTACGTGTTCGGTGCTCAGGCAGCGATCGTGCACGGTGCCGCCCGACTGACCGCGGATGTCGATGTCACGGTATTGCTGCCCCCCGCATTCTCCAGGCGCTCACTGGTCGAAGCGTTGGCCCAGTTCGAGCCGCGATTCGGGGATTCACATTTCCTCGAGCACACACGTGTCATCCCGGTCGCACACACGGCAACTGGGATACCGGTCGACCTCGTACTTGGCGGCCCCGGGCTGGAAGAAGCATTCGCGGCACGCGCGCAACGCCGAATCGTCGAGGGCGTGGACCTGCCCGTCGCGTCGGCCGAGGACATCGTCGTGATGAAGATCCTCGCAACCCGGCCGAAGGATCTCGAGGACGTCGCCGCGGTTCTGTCGGCCCAGCATGCGTCGTTCGACGCGACTTACACGCGGCACACATTGGTGGTTCTCGAGCAAGCACTGGGCCAGAGCGATCTACTGCCGGTATTCGACCGGCTCTGGTCCGCGACCGGCGGTGAGTGA
- a CDS encoding alcohol dehydrogenase catalytic domain-containing protein, giving the protein MHGVCFRAPGVVAWEDVIDPAIQDPADAVVGVDLAGLCGSDLHPFFGREQGLDPGTVMGHEFVGRVLDVGPAVRSVRPGDHVYAPFSTSCGQCAACRSALTSRCECGQLFGWRSDGVGLHGGQAERVRVPLADGTLQPVPAGLSVEAALLLGDNFSTACYCADMAGIQPDGVTVVIGCGSVGVLGIIAATLAGARTIVAVDPVPERRARAAALGAVAMAPGPDVARTVAALGHGRGADSVMEFVGLPAAQRLAWEVLRPGGVMAVIGCHTSAFAFSPSEAYDKNLTYRTGRCPARHYMERLTERVMQDLPHITQVVTHRFAPSDCVRAYDVFAHQRDGCVKAVFDFA; this is encoded by the coding sequence GTGCACGGAGTGTGCTTCAGGGCGCCCGGTGTCGTGGCCTGGGAAGATGTGATCGACCCGGCGATCCAGGATCCTGCCGACGCCGTGGTGGGAGTCGATCTCGCGGGGCTGTGCGGGTCGGATCTGCACCCGTTCTTCGGCCGTGAGCAAGGCCTGGACCCCGGCACGGTGATGGGCCACGAGTTCGTCGGCCGGGTCCTCGACGTCGGGCCGGCCGTGCGATCGGTCCGCCCCGGCGATCACGTCTACGCGCCGTTCTCGACCAGTTGTGGGCAGTGCGCGGCGTGTCGCTCCGCACTGACGAGCCGTTGCGAGTGCGGTCAGTTGTTCGGGTGGCGAAGCGACGGTGTGGGGTTGCACGGCGGCCAGGCCGAACGCGTGCGCGTGCCGTTGGCCGATGGCACGCTGCAACCGGTGCCGGCGGGCCTGTCGGTGGAGGCGGCGTTGCTGCTCGGCGACAATTTCAGCACCGCCTGCTACTGCGCCGACATGGCCGGGATCCAGCCCGATGGCGTCACCGTGGTCATCGGCTGCGGGTCGGTCGGCGTACTCGGCATCATCGCCGCGACGCTGGCCGGGGCTCGCACCATCGTGGCCGTCGACCCCGTGCCCGAGCGGCGTGCGCGTGCCGCGGCGCTCGGTGCCGTTGCGATGGCGCCGGGGCCGGACGTGGCGCGGACCGTTGCCGCGCTGGGGCACGGTCGAGGCGCCGACAGCGTGATGGAGTTTGTCGGCTTGCCAGCCGCGCAGCGACTCGCCTGGGAGGTCCTGCGCCCGGGTGGCGTGATGGCCGTCATCGGATGCCACACGTCCGCGTTCGCCTTCTCACCGTCGGAGGCGTACGACAAGAACCTGACGTACCGCACTGGCCGCTGTCCGGCGCGTCATTACATGGAACGCCTGACCGAACGGGTCATGCAGGATCTGCCACACATCACGCAAGTGGTCACGCACCGATTCGCACCCTCGGACTGCGTCCGCGCGTACGACGTCTTCGCGCACCAGCGCGACGGCTGCGTCAAGGCTGTCTTCGACTTTGCCTGA
- a CDS encoding HAD-IIB family hydrolase, giving the protein MRLIVTDLDGSLIDHDTYLADAARPALDAARAAGVPIVPCSSKTLAEMRRLVVQVDLVPAPLIVENGGALWFPADWPRLPPGTAALGDRSALLILGADVAWLRPRLDLVAAATGTSARGFSRMTDAEVAHRTGLTLDVAALARKRQFSEPFLCEGDEVPLRTLDDAARRVGARVTRGGRFFHLTGDTDKGVAVNVLRACCPPGVRLLGLGDAPNDISLLKAVDDPVIVPGVAGTLHPDLVAALPLASHASSTGPFGWNAAVLDWLVATEPQR; this is encoded by the coding sequence TTGAGACTAATCGTCACCGACCTCGACGGCAGCCTGATCGACCACGACACGTACCTGGCCGATGCCGCGCGTCCGGCGCTCGACGCCGCCCGGGCTGCGGGCGTGCCGATCGTGCCGTGCAGCAGCAAGACGCTGGCGGAGATGCGTCGGCTTGTCGTGCAGGTCGATCTGGTCCCAGCTCCGCTGATCGTCGAGAACGGTGGCGCCCTCTGGTTTCCGGCTGACTGGCCACGCCTGCCCCCGGGCACGGCCGCCCTTGGCGACCGAAGCGCCCTGCTGATCCTTGGTGCCGACGTCGCTTGGCTTCGCCCACGGCTCGACCTCGTCGCCGCCGCCACCGGTACCTCGGCGAGAGGCTTTTCGCGCATGACCGACGCCGAGGTCGCGCATCGCACCGGCCTGACCCTCGACGTCGCCGCGCTCGCGCGCAAACGGCAGTTTTCCGAGCCATTCCTGTGCGAGGGTGACGAGGTCCCGCTGCGGACGCTCGACGACGCGGCACGGCGCGTCGGTGCGAGGGTCACGCGCGGAGGCCGTTTCTTCCACCTGACCGGCGACACCGACAAGGGCGTCGCCGTGAACGTACTGCGCGCTTGCTGTCCACCGGGTGTGCGCCTGCTGGGGCTTGGCGATGCGCCCAACGACATCTCCCTGCTCAAGGCCGTCGACGATCCCGTGATCGTGCCCGGAGTCGCGGGAACGTTGCATCCCGACCTCGTTGCGGCGCTTCCGCTCGCGAGCCACGCATCATCCACCGGGCCTTTCGGCTGGAATGCGGCGGTTCTCGACTGGCTCGTCGCCACCGAGCCACAACGCTGA
- a CDS encoding VOC family protein, with the protein MASIRAAAPQFLVDRLDASLAFYEQHLGFDRDFVYEDFYASVSRDGAVIHLKCAPKLEAERAHRRSEEHLDAFLAVSGVQELHDEFVRRGASIIKPVEQRPWGQRDFYVEDPDGYILCFSEAV; encoded by the coding sequence ATGGCCTCGATTCGCGCGGCAGCCCCACAGTTCCTCGTCGATCGGCTCGACGCCTCGCTGGCCTTCTATGAGCAACACCTCGGCTTCGACCGCGACTTCGTCTATGAGGATTTCTACGCCAGCGTGTCGCGCGATGGCGCCGTGATTCACCTCAAGTGCGCGCCGAAGCTCGAGGCAGAGCGTGCGCATCGCCGGTCCGAGGAGCACCTCGACGCGTTCCTGGCCGTCTCCGGGGTCCAGGAGTTGCACGACGAGTTCGTGCGCCGCGGCGCTTCCATCATCAAACCAGTCGAGCAGCGGCCCTGGGGCCAGCGCGACTTCTACGTCGAGGATCCCGACGGCTACATCCTCTGCTTTTCGGAAGCCGTCTGA
- a CDS encoding aldehyde dehydrogenase family protein — MSAYQNLIAGQWAPSATGRTFENRNPADVDDLVGTFPESSADDVAAAVVAARAAQPAWAAMPAPKRGDVLYRAANLLEARADAVAREMTREEGKTLPEAKGEVGRAINILRYYGGEGARLYGRVIPSERDRVFMHTLRTPLGVIGAITPWNFPIAIPAWKSCPALISGNAVVLKPSELAPLCATRLAEILVEAGLPAGVLNVVHGSGEAGSALVAHEQVRAISFTGSEATGSKVADVCGKRRARVQLEMGGKNPTIVLADADLDEAAGIVLNAAFGSTGQRCTATSRAIVERSVADAFSEKLVTKAKAMKVGPGLEAGIDVGPSINAAHADRVVTEVAAAAGAGAQVLAGGTRLTDGALGRGHFVAPTVLGGVTPTMTIAQEEVFGPVAAVLSADDFEHALAIANDVRFGLSATICTRSLSHALQFAQRIEAGLVMVNLPSAGVEYQVAFGGSKASSLGPREQGPEAIDFYTTLKTVYMKY, encoded by the coding sequence GTGTCTGCCTACCAGAACCTCATCGCCGGCCAGTGGGCGCCCTCCGCTACGGGCCGCACGTTCGAGAACCGCAACCCTGCCGACGTGGACGACCTCGTCGGGACGTTCCCCGAATCGTCGGCCGACGACGTCGCGGCTGCCGTCGTGGCGGCACGGGCCGCGCAGCCGGCGTGGGCCGCGATGCCTGCACCGAAGCGCGGCGACGTGCTGTACCGCGCCGCCAACCTGCTGGAAGCCCGCGCCGACGCCGTCGCCCGCGAGATGACCCGCGAGGAAGGCAAGACGCTGCCCGAGGCGAAGGGCGAAGTGGGCCGGGCCATCAACATTCTCCGCTACTACGGTGGTGAGGGCGCGCGGCTCTACGGACGCGTCATCCCCTCCGAACGCGACCGCGTCTTCATGCACACGCTGCGCACGCCGCTGGGCGTGATCGGCGCGATCACGCCGTGGAACTTCCCCATCGCCATTCCCGCGTGGAAATCCTGCCCGGCGTTGATCAGCGGCAACGCGGTGGTGCTCAAGCCATCCGAGCTCGCGCCTCTGTGCGCCACGCGCCTGGCCGAGATCCTCGTCGAGGCCGGCCTGCCTGCCGGCGTGCTCAACGTCGTGCACGGGAGCGGGGAGGCAGGCAGCGCACTCGTCGCGCACGAGCAGGTCCGCGCGATCTCGTTCACCGGGTCCGAGGCGACAGGCAGCAAGGTCGCCGACGTGTGTGGCAAGCGGCGCGCGCGGGTGCAGCTCGAGATGGGCGGCAAGAACCCGACGATCGTGCTCGCCGATGCCGACCTCGACGAGGCCGCCGGCATCGTCCTCAACGCGGCGTTCGGATCGACCGGACAGCGCTGCACCGCCACGTCACGCGCGATCGTCGAGCGCTCGGTGGCCGACGCCTTCAGCGAGAAGCTGGTCACCAAGGCGAAGGCCATGAAGGTGGGGCCGGGCCTCGAGGCGGGCATCGACGTCGGGCCGAGCATCAATGCCGCACATGCCGATCGGGTCGTCACCGAAGTCGCCGCGGCGGCCGGCGCGGGTGCGCAGGTACTCGCCGGTGGCACACGGCTCACCGACGGCGCGCTTGGCCGGGGTCACTTCGTCGCCCCCACCGTGCTCGGCGGCGTGACGCCGACGATGACCATCGCGCAGGAGGAGGTCTTCGGGCCGGTGGCCGCGGTCTTGTCTGCCGACGACTTCGAGCACGCCCTCGCCATCGCCAACGACGTGCGCTTCGGCCTCTCGGCGACCATCTGCACGCGGTCGCTGTCGCACGCGTTGCAGTTCGCGCAGCGCATCGAAGCCGGGCTGGTGATGGTGAACCTGCCGTCGGCAGGCGTCGAGTACCAGGTCGCGTTCGGTGGATCGAAGGCGAGTTCGCTCGGGCCGCGGGAACAGGGACCCGAGGCCATCGACTTCTACACGACGCTGAAGACGGTGTACATGAAGTACTGA